The Malus domestica chromosome 13, GDT2T_hap1 genome includes a window with the following:
- the LOC103451437 gene encoding uncharacterized protein, with translation MPSETPTPSSESSHGGTYLQSLLDTARPFLRGELESVDKNLPSLVAVLRSVGAGECWHKHGTFLEHLVDIYRILKIWKAPDSVCLCGLFHSAYSNSYVNLAIFDPSTGREVVRAHVGEAAERLIHLFCIVPRQPLIHDDLLFHYTDAELVEHLKQSEMSLQQLQNQSEAASPNWSWRNKVQCLVPANGVTVKHIKTGEDVLVSRRVLAVFVLMTMADFSDQLFGFQDELLDNKDGRLEFRGNNYGALWPGDGKPGLWMNSISRMAAVYTLIVREEEMFIQEKKTISSVNATAGSGGGENAATDKCRDEDIELVVPPVFDKCTRVLDAKEQLAARELYWEAVCDVSQKQGKKGEEDRAEELLLRCVEKNPFIGEPHVVLGQVYLTGARFEEAEREAERGLTLMLEWGSAWDKRMTWEGWIAWARVLLMKAKERSWPQTSWGILNLGLVR, from the coding sequence ATGCCATCCGAGACACCAACACCGTCGTCGGAGAGCAGCCATGGCGGCACCTACCTCCAAAGCCTCCTGGACACGGCCCGCCCCTTCCTCCGGGGTGAGCTGGAGTCCGTTGACAAAAATCTGCCTTCTCTGGTGGCCGTCCTGCGCTCAGTTGGAGCTGGCGAGTGCTGGCATAAGCACGGCACCTTTCTCGAACACCTGGTTGACATCTACCGCATTCTCAAGATATGGAAGGCCCCTGACTCTGTCTGCCTCTGCGGCCTCTTTCACTCCGCTTATTCCAATTCATATGTCAACCTTGCCATCTTTGATCCTTCCACAGGCCGCGAAGTCGTTCGCGCCCATGTCGGGGAGGCTGCGGAACGCTTGATTCACTTGTTCTGCATTGTCCCCAGACAGCCTCTCATCCATGACGACCTTTTGTTCCACTACACCGACGCAGAgctcgtggagcatctcaaacAATCAGAGATGTCGCTGCAGCAGTTGCAGAACCAATCGGAAGCCGCAAGTCCGAATTGGAGTTGGAGGAACAAGGTGCAGTGTCTTGTTCCTGCAAATGGGGTTACAGTGAAGCACATAAAGACTGGGGAAGATGTGTTGGTATCGAGGAGGGTACTTGCAGTGTTTGTCCTGATGACAATGGCAGATTTCAGTGATCAACTCTTTGGTTTCCAGGACGAGCTCTTGGATAACAAAGATGGTCGCCTCGAGTTCAGGGGCAACAACTATGGAGCTCTGTGGCCAGGCGATGGCAAGCCAGGGCTTTGGATGAATTCCATATCAAGGATGGCTGCAGTGTACACTTTGATAGTGAGAGAGGAGGAGATGTTTATCCAAGAGAAGAAAACTATTAGTTCTGTTAATGCTACTGCTGGAAGTGGAGGAGGAGAGAATGCCGCGACGGACAAATGTAGAGATGAAGACATCGAGCTGGTGGTGCCACCAGTGTTTGACAAATGCACAAGGGTTCTGGATGCGAAAGAGCAATTGGCTGCAAGGGAATTGTACtgggaagctgtttgtgatgtGTCTCAAAAACAGGGAAAGAAAGGAGAGGAGGACAGAGCTGAGGAGTTGCTGTTGAGGTGTGTTGAGAAGAACCCTTTTATTGGGGAGCCGCATGTGGTGTTGGGTCAGGTTTATTTGACAGGAGCAAGGTTTGAGGAGGCGGAGAGGGAGGCAGAGAGAGGGCTAACCCTGATGCTGGAATGGGGGAGTGCTTGGGACAAGCGGATGACTTGGGAAGGTTGGATTGCTTGGGCAAGGGTGCTCCTCATGAAGGCAAAGGAGAGAAGTTGGCCACAAACTTCCTGGGGCATCCTCAACTTGGGCCTTGTCAGATAG